A segment of the Leptidea sinapis chromosome 21, ilLepSina1.1, whole genome shotgun sequence genome:
TATTTCACAAAGAGGTTTATTGTTAATGCAAATGGTGTAAAGAACAATGACATTATGTTAATGTTTCACTCAAATAGAATAACATTGTTGAGTCTTGCCCCAAGCCATTTCTTCTTCAAGAACCCTCAAACATACAGTTTGAACTTCTTTGTGGGAAATGTAGACAGACTTTGTAATACTGTCAAGGGTAAAAGTAAGAAAGGGGGCCAGTATTTGACTCCAAAATCAGTCATTTGCAAGGTTGAATATGAAGATGGCACAAACTTTGAAATACCATGTGGAATGAAGAGCACACTGATAGAAATAAATGAAGAACTAGTGAAGAACCCTCATTTGTTAAAAGAAAAACCAGATTCTGGTGGATTTATTGCTATTATGCTTTCTAGTATTGCAATATCAGATGCTACTAAGAAGGAACTTTTAACATTCGAGGATTATTCAAAACTTGTTAGTGATAAAGTAAACTTATAGTAGATTACATAGTTAGTTTGTAATATGATTTTTATTGCAACATTATCTGGCTTAATTGTATTTGGAAACCACTAATAAGTTTAAATGGAGGAAAAAGGGAATGGGCTTCTCATTCATGAAATTCTAACAGTACAACAGTACAGACAACATAAACTAAATACTTTGTGTGGTAGTACTACTGGTAAATGTTACTGGCATTTTACACTTTagtaatattatagtaataacatTGAAGGCTCATATTTTTATAGCAATTGTGATTTTTATACACACAATCAAATTAATTAGGTATGAAGGTGGCCTCTGCCTTGGCcacaagtaattttttttatacaaataaaagacCCTTCCATGTATCTTTTTCTGAATCTGTTTCGCCACTTTCTGTCAAGATGGTTTAACTCATTGTCAACCAACAGTAGTTTTAGTTTACTTTATACAGAGTTTAGCCTAGGTTAAGGATTGCTATGCTTGCTTGATTGAAAAAGTATGCAtgactgcccattacaatgcacaaTTCTTTATAAtagagtaatttcactagtttcaCCTTTTTATGCAACACATTGGAATATGGTGCCCAACTAGGCTCCATACTTTGCTAATGTATCatccagctagattatggataccacaacagcacctttttctgccttgaagcagtaatgtgtaaacattattgtgtttcggtatgaagggcgccatagctagtgtaGTAGTaacttttaagtctcatttgcataagggcaaatgagacttatgagtgccattcagaatttttgggtttttcaagaatcctgagcggcactacattgttatgggcagagcatatcaattaccatcaactcaacatcctgcttgtcttgtcccttattttcataaagaaatacaaaatgctgtcactgtcttcataatattatgcaaagATTACTTCTTACCTCCACTCACATGGATGATCCGGCAAACATTGTTGTAAATGATGATGTGTTGACTGTATAGAATGGGGGTGTTATCAAGATATTCGCGAAAAAAGCTAAATCCTACTGTACTGAACTGTGGACTGTTGAGaatagttttattgaaaaactaATTAGAGTAGAATATCTGTAGCACTAGTCTAcgcatgtatgtgtgtttgtgtatatctgttaatatttgtgtatgtaaTAACAGCGACAGCCGGCCCGTCACACAGTGAGTGACCACCCGTATGTCAGTCTGTCGACGGTCTGTGTGTATATGTTTGAATGTGTACCTGTAGTTTGTGTATTATACATATGTATTATTGCGTTGGTAATGCAGGACGAGGGTAGCTCGTCGGGAACAGAACCGGACATTAAGACGACAGTCGCCTTATCTGTCCTATGAGTTCGAAGTTGTTTATTGTATGCTCCGACTTGAGCAATGGCCcgatatttatttagtttctgATCGAATGTTCTAGAATCTAGAGCATCGATTCCTCACGCCCGATTCACTCTTTATTAtctcataaatatacatatacagtTAACAATTTAATTCTTATGGGGTTTCTCCTATGAGATACATCCCGAGGTGGTGAGGTGATCACCTGTTCACGCGCGGTTTTGATATTGCGAAGCAATTTCGCTTCCCGCATATTTATAAGGCCCCTGTCCCCA
Coding sequences within it:
- the LOC126970540 gene encoding protein Abitram; translation: MCNILESIDLKEIDNFKSFTDRYFTKRFIVNANGVKNNDIMLMFHSNRITLLSLAPSHFFFKNPQTYSLNFFVGNVDRLCNTVKGKSKKGGQYLTPKSVICKVEYEDGTNFEIPCGMKSTLIEINEELVKNPHLLKEKPDSGGFIAIMLSSIAISDATKKELLTFEDYSKLVSDKVNL